The region AAGCTGACCGCGGACGGGCCGCGCGTGGTCGAGATCAACCCGCGTCCCGGCGGCAACTACATCGCCGAGCTGATCCAGCGCGTGACCGGCATCGATCTGCTGGATGCGCAGATCGAACTCGCCCTTGGGCGTGAACCGGACCTGCGGCGTCGCGACACCGGCATCTTCAGCGCGGCGATCAAGTTTCTGGTGCCGCCGCGCGGTGGTTATGTACTGGCGATGGACGGCGCCGCGAGTCTGGAGGCCGATCCGAACATCGAGCGCTGGAGCCTGAGTGCGGTGGCCGGCAGCGAGGTCGCCGCGCCGATCGACAACGCTTGTTATCTCGGTCATGTGATTGCGGTCGATCGTGTTGGCGGGCAGGCGCGGACCTATGCCGAGCGAGCGCTGGCCGAGGTGAGTTTGCGTTATGCGGACACGGGCGCCGGCCCGGATGCGGACGCGGATGGCGGGGATGCGGCCCGGACTCGCGCTGCTGCGGAACCCGTGGCGACTGCCATGACTGCGGCGTGAGCATGGCCGCATCCGTCCATCGCAGGCCGACTGCCGCTCCCCCTTGAGCAGGAGGCGGGGTTTTTTGGTTCGAGCCCAAGCAACAGCAACAGCACCGCCGAGCGCAATTCGCCGCGCCTCCCCGGCACAACCTTTTCGAGATCGACGACATGACGCTTCCCGCCGCAACGGCTATCAAACCCGAGCTTTCCAACGGCCACCAGGCGCCCATCGCCCCGGCCGACGTCGCCGCCCTGACCGAAGCCGTGCTCCGCGGCGACTACGGCCCGAACCCCGACGGTCTGCACGCGGTCGGTGCGTTCTGGGTGCGCCAGAGCACCCAGTTCCCCGGCACCGACACCAAGTACCGCAACTACTACCTGGTGCTGCGGGTGGAATCGGGCTTCGGCGGCTGTTGCGTGGAGCACGATCAGCTCGATTCGGTGATCGCCGAGGAACTGTCCGGACGCAGCGTCGCCGAGTTGCTGCGCGATGCGCGCACGCCGGTGCGGGTGGCCGCGCTCGATGCCTATCTGTCGCTGGTGCGCCCGCATCGCGAGGCGGCCGAGGCGCAGGTGTTGATGCTGCCTCACGGTACGCCGCTCGAACGCGCTCGGGCGCGCGACGAAGCCATCGCCGGCCTGCTCAAGATCGAGCCGGGCATGCGCGTGGGCCTGATCGGTGTGGTCAATCCGCTGGTGGCGGCGATCCAGGGCCAGGGCGGCATTTGCCTGCCTTGCGATTTCAATCTGCAACGCACCCAGGACGGCACCGAGGTGGTGCGCGACATGCGGCCGGTGCTGGCGCAGGCGGATCTGGTGATCGCCACCGGCATGACCCTGAGCAACGGCTCCTTCGACGAGATCCTCGCCAGCGTGCGCGCACGCGGCATTCCCTTGATCGTCTACGCCCAGACCGGCAGCGCGATCGTGCCGCGCTTTCTCGGCCATGGCGTCGCCGCGGTGTCGGCCGAGCCGTTTCCGTTCTCGCAGTTCAGCGCCGACCCGACCCCGATCCATCTGTATCGCGCGGTCGGTGCCGGCGACGCGCGCGCGGCGGCCTGAGCCCGGGCCATGAGCGAAAGCCCGCCGTTGCACGCACCCGTTCCGCCCGGCGCCGAGGCGCGCCGGCGCGGCCTCAACGGTTTGCTGGTCTACACCTTCTTCATGGTGACCGGCTTCGCCATGTTGATGCCGCTGGTCGCGGTGCACTTCGTCAACGATGTCGGCCTGGCCGCGGCGGCCGTTGGGTTGGCGTTGGCGGTGCGGCAATTGACCCAGCAGGGCCTGGCTCTGGTCGGCGGCGTGCTGTCGGACCGCTTCGGCGCGCGCCGCATGATCTGCCTCGGCGTGCTGCTGCGCGCAGCCGGCTTCGCCAGCCTGGCCTTCGCCGACGATCTGCCGCTGCTGCTGTTCGCGATGGCGGTGTCGGCGCTCGGCGGGGCGATGTTCGAGGCGCCGTACCAGGCCTCCATCGCCGCGCTCACCGACGAGCGCACGCGGCCGCGCTATTACGCGATCAGCAACTGGGTCAGCGGCGTGGCGACCACGCTGGGGCCGCTGCTCGGCGTCGCCTTGCTGCGCTTCGATTTCCGCGTGGTCTGTCTGGTCGCCGCGGCCTGCTTCGCCCTCAATTTCGTCATCGCCCTGCGCCTGCTGCCGTCGGTGGCGATGCCGGAGCGGCCGCCGCCGCTGCGCCACGGCCTCGACCTGGTGCGCCGCGACCGCGCCTTCCTGAGCCTGGTCGTGCTGATGATGCTGTACTGGTTTCTCGCGGTGCAGATCAACATCAGCCTGCCCCTGTTGGCGCAGCGCCTGACCGGCGAGGTCGACAGCGTCGGGGTGATGTTCGCGGTCAGCGCCGGCCTGACGGTGCTGCTGCAATACGGCCTGGTGCGCTGGCTCGAACAGCGTTTCAGCACCGCCCAGGTGCTGGTGCTCGGCGTCGTGCTGATGTCGCTGGCGGTCGGCGCGATCGGCTTCAGCGACGGTTTCGCCGGTTTCCTGTTGTGCATCGGCGGCTTCGCGGTCGG is a window of Lysobacter antibioticus DNA encoding:
- a CDS encoding Rossmann-like domain-containing protein codes for the protein MTLPAATAIKPELSNGHQAPIAPADVAALTEAVLRGDYGPNPDGLHAVGAFWVRQSTQFPGTDTKYRNYYLVLRVESGFGGCCVEHDQLDSVIAEELSGRSVAELLRDARTPVRVAALDAYLSLVRPHREAAEAQVLMLPHGTPLERARARDEAIAGLLKIEPGMRVGLIGVVNPLVAAIQGQGGICLPCDFNLQRTQDGTEVVRDMRPVLAQADLVIATGMTLSNGSFDEILASVRARGIPLIVYAQTGSAIVPRFLGHGVAAVSAEPFPFSQFSADPTPIHLYRAVGAGDARAAA
- a CDS encoding MFS transporter; the encoded protein is MSESPPLHAPVPPGAEARRRGLNGLLVYTFFMVTGFAMLMPLVAVHFVNDVGLAAAAVGLALAVRQLTQQGLALVGGVLSDRFGARRMICLGVLLRAAGFASLAFADDLPLLLFAMAVSALGGAMFEAPYQASIAALTDERTRPRYYAISNWVSGVATTLGPLLGVALLRFDFRVVCLVAAACFALNFVIALRLLPSVAMPERPPPLRHGLDLVRRDRAFLSLVVLMMLYWFLAVQINISLPLLAQRLTGEVDSVGVMFAVSAGLTVLLQYGLVRWLEQRFSTAQVLVLGVVLMSLAVGAIGFSDGFAGFLLCIGGFAVGAVMTRPTQQTLIAGMADPRALGTFLGVSSLSLAIGGGLGNVAGGWLVDVAATRHWPWLPWSVFCAIGLLNALGLSMLLRTPRAQALPAA